CATCTGCACCGCGGCCAAGGCCTGCCGCGGGTTTTGCCAAAGCGAGTGGCAGGTCTTCAGCGGATTGATGGGCTCCGGGGCCGTCGTTACCCGCGAGGAACATTTGCTCACCGGCGGGCGCCGTTGCGTGTACGCGATCAAGCCCGCGGACGGGCGTGGGATTAAAGCCAAAGCGAAACAAGGAGACGGAAAATGAAACGCGTGGAAGGCAAGCATATCGTGGTGACGGGCGCCTCCAAGGGCCTGGGGAGGACCTTGGCGTTGGAATTCGCCCGCGAAGGGGCGGCGGCTCTGATCCTTACGGCCCGCAACGCCGATCGATTGTACCAGGTGAAAGAAGAAATCCGCATCCTGGCGCCGGGAACGCGGGTGCTGGCGGCGCCGGCGGACTTGCGGCATTCCAAAGCCGTGGAACGTTTCGCGGCCACCGCCCTGGCGGAGTTGCAGGGCCGCGTGGACGTGCTGGTGAACAATGCGTCCGCGCTCGGCCCATCGCCCATGCCTTACTTGTTGGATTATCCGCTGGAGGAATTCCGGCGCGTGTTGGACACCAACCTGATCGCCCCGTTCTTGCTCACCCGCAAATTGCTTCCGGGCATGCTGGAACACGGGGGTTCGCTCATCAATGTGACCAGCGATGCTGGTGTAAACGGTTATCCGGGATGGGGAGCGTACGGCATCTCGAAGTTCGGATTGGAAGGTTTGTCCCAGACCTGGGCGGCCGAGTTGGATGGATCCGGCATCCGCGTGAATTGGGTGGACCCCGGGGATATGAATACGGACATGCACCGCGCGGCCGACCCTCAAGGCGATCCCTCCCAATGGGCCGATCCCGCGGACGTGGCCGAGGTTTTCCTCTGGTTGGCGTCCGATGCTTCCCGCGGAACGACGGGCCGGCGTTTCCAGGCCCAGGAAGATTGGCGGGCGCAAGCCTCCGGGGATCCCGCCGAACTGGCGACGGAAGAGGGTTGAACCATGGTCGCCGCTGCGCCCTTCCGTTTCGAATTGCCCGATGCCTTATTGGCCCGGGAACCCCCGGAAAAGCGGGGGCTGGAGCGAGATCAAGTGCGGCTGCTCGCGGCCGATCGGCAGACCGGGGCGCTGAAGCATACCCGTTTCGATCGCATCGGCGATCTGCTGAGGCCGGGGGATTGCCTGGTGTTCAACGCCAGCCGCACCTTGCCGGCGGCATTGCGGGCCGTTATAACCGCGGGCCCTTATGCCGGCCGTACCGTGCAACTGCGCTTGGCCCGGGGTAACGAGGATGGTACCTGGTCGGCACTGCCCTTGACCCCGGAGGATGAGCCTTGGTTGGGCGAACCGGGCGGGGCCCGCCTGGAGTTCCGATCCGCCGAGGTTAGGCCGCAGGGGAACCCGGGATCGCGCTTCAGCGCCGAAGTGGTCGGCCGCGATCCCCTGGTGGAACGGCTATGGCGGTTGCGCTTTTCCCTCCATGGGGCGGCATGGGTGGAATGCCTGTCGCGCCTGGGGAGTCCCGTGCGCTACTGGTATTCTTCCGCGCCTTGGGATCTGGATTTCTACCAGACGGTATATGCCCGGGAACCAGGCTCGATGGAAATGCCCTCGGCGGGCCGCGCTTTCTCTTGGAAGCTGTTGCTGGACCTCCGCAGGCGCGGAATCGGCACGGCTTTCCTGGTGCTGCATGCCGGGCTTTCCTCCTACCTGGACGAAAAATTCGACGCCGGCCATCCGGCTTCGGTCGAGCCCTATCGGCTGGAGGCCGAAGCGGCCGCCCGCATCAACGCGGCCAAGGAAACCGGCGGTCGTATCGTGGCGGTGGGAACCACGGTGGTGCGGGCGCTGGAGACGATGGCCGGGGCCGATGGGCGCGTAAGCGCCGGCGAGGGCCGGACCTGCTTGCGGATCACTCCCTCGCATCGCCTGAAAGCGGTGGACGGCTTGTTGACCGGTTTCCATGAACCCCAGGCGAGCCATCTGGATTTGCTCTCGGCCTTCCTGCCCCCGGATAAGCTGAAAAGCGTTTACGATGCCGCGCTGGAAGCGGGTTACCTCTGGCACGAATTCGGGGACGCGAACCTGATCCTTTAGCGGGCAGGGATAATCCCATCTAAAATCCCGGATTGCTAGATTAGCCCCATGCTAGCAGCCTTGATCCTCGCGTCATCCCTCTCCGCGGCCCCGGCCAAGCCTTCGACGGGCAAGGCTACCGCGGCTAAGCCTTCGGCCTCCAAAGCCCGGGCTGGCAAAAGCCCCGATCCCGCCTTCGATTCCACCCGCGCCTACCGTTACCTGAAGGAGCAATGCGCCTTCGGACCGCGCGTGGCCGAGAGCGAAGCGCATCGCAAGGCGCTGGAATATTTCCTGGCGCATTTCCGCGGCCTCGGTTTCCCGACCGTGGAACAGCCTTTCGTGCATACGGACATGGCCAGCGGGGCCAAGGTTCCCATGACCAACGTCATCGTGACCATTACCGGGCGGGAATCGGCACGCAAGCCGATCTTGTTTTGCGCGCATTGGGATTCCCGTCCCCGCGCGGATCAGGAAAAAAGCGAGATGCTCGCCTCCCGGCCCATCCTCGGC
This region of Fibrobacterota bacterium genomic DNA includes:
- a CDS encoding SDR family oxidoreductase, with product MKRVEGKHIVVTGASKGLGRTLALEFAREGAAALILTARNADRLYQVKEEIRILAPGTRVLAAPADLRHSKAVERFAATALAELQGRVDVLVNNASALGPSPMPYLLDYPLEEFRRVLDTNLIAPFLLTRKLLPGMLEHGGSLINVTSDAGVNGYPGWGAYGISKFGLEGLSQTWAAELDGSGIRVNWVDPGDMNTDMHRAADPQGDPSQWADPADVAEVFLWLASDASRGTTGRRFQAQEDWRAQASGDPAELATEEG
- a CDS encoding S-adenosylmethionine:tRNA ribosyltransferase-isomerase codes for the protein MVAAAPFRFELPDALLAREPPEKRGLERDQVRLLAADRQTGALKHTRFDRIGDLLRPGDCLVFNASRTLPAALRAVITAGPYAGRTVQLRLARGNEDGTWSALPLTPEDEPWLGEPGGARLEFRSAEVRPQGNPGSRFSAEVVGRDPLVERLWRLRFSLHGAAWVECLSRLGSPVRYWYSSAPWDLDFYQTVYAREPGSMEMPSAGRAFSWKLLLDLRRRGIGTAFLVLHAGLSSYLDEKFDAGHPASVEPYRLEAEAAARINAAKETGGRIVAVGTTVVRALETMAGADGRVSAGEGRTCLRITPSHRLKAVDGLLTGFHEPQASHLDLLSAFLPPDKLKSVYDAALEAGYLWHEFGDANLIL